A stretch of the uncultured Desulfobacter sp. genome encodes the following:
- the flgL gene encoding flagellar hook-associated protein FlgL encodes MRVATISIYKQATYQLGRLTSDLNEANETVSTNLKISSASDDPTGMKQVLTINSDLAALDQYQVNVDQAQNMLTTAETSLDAMADQLSEMKLLCSSLANASASSQERSDAAESMSVYLDSLLDLANTDAYGGYVFGGDDNQTTPFTYDDEDNPTSVIYNGSSDSVNISISENTTISLGCCGSDLFYEDRIIVDTTNNQIVFSEDAGNGADNILNIEATITSGTYSKDELADVVAQTLNKASEEYGYGVVYEVEYDADANTFSIGTDGSDTTVTTTFKNIETETARIANFESTGQDFNDVEIRVVNDSALTEYTPDDGSEPITLTYTADDTWKISNDPGYGLNAEIGAGGDTIELDVNDDGEIDLVIDLNETPEVDTSFSFDVTQTYENTSILTDLGFASQIITLSPVTSHAPVAGEVTVDDENNAIDFTETTEDGETSVQLTAIIPTDTYTDSESYAEAVEEALEAASAENGNRVNYSVEYDEDSKKFTISEDLDTGRRLESFELLFASGTHVDSSANFNLGFGDLDVSSAPVEGQEATWSIWDTVFDLKEALETDDVDGIERAMTRLENHYESLTSSISTVGYVYNSTTITETTITDSDLTLTTQRSTVRDADTVEAIMLLKSSQTVYEAALSSTSSVMGLSLVDYM; translated from the coding sequence ATGAGAGTAGCAACCATAAGCATATACAAACAAGCCACGTACCAGCTTGGACGGCTTACCTCTGATTTAAACGAGGCCAATGAGACCGTCTCCACCAATCTGAAAATCAGTTCCGCATCTGATGATCCAACGGGGATGAAACAGGTGCTGACCATCAATTCCGACCTGGCCGCTTTGGACCAGTATCAGGTGAATGTGGACCAGGCCCAGAATATGCTGACCACGGCTGAAACCTCCCTTGACGCCATGGCGGACCAGTTGTCTGAAATGAAGCTCTTGTGCTCGTCTTTGGCCAATGCCTCGGCTTCTTCCCAGGAACGCTCTGACGCTGCCGAAAGTATGTCGGTTTACCTTGACAGCCTTCTGGACCTTGCCAATACAGATGCCTATGGCGGCTATGTGTTCGGCGGTGACGACAATCAGACAACGCCTTTTACCTATGACGATGAAGACAATCCCACCAGCGTAATCTACAACGGTAGCAGTGACAGCGTGAACATCAGTATCTCTGAGAATACCACAATATCTTTGGGCTGCTGCGGCAGTGATCTGTTTTATGAAGACCGGATCATTGTGGATACCACCAATAATCAGATCGTTTTTTCCGAAGATGCCGGAAATGGAGCGGATAATATTCTCAACATTGAGGCGACCATTACCAGCGGTACCTACAGTAAAGACGAACTTGCCGATGTTGTTGCGCAGACATTGAATAAAGCATCCGAAGAATATGGATACGGTGTTGTTTATGAGGTGGAATATGATGCAGATGCCAATACCTTTTCCATTGGGACAGACGGCAGTGATACCACCGTCACCACAACCTTTAAAAATATTGAGACCGAAACCGCCAGGATTGCCAACTTTGAATCCACAGGCCAGGATTTCAATGACGTTGAAATTCGAGTTGTAAACGACTCCGCCCTGACCGAATATACACCGGATGACGGCTCTGAACCCATTACGTTAACTTACACCGCAGACGATACCTGGAAGATTTCCAATGATCCAGGTTACGGACTTAATGCTGAAATTGGGGCCGGCGGTGATACCATAGAACTTGATGTAAATGATGACGGGGAGATTGATCTTGTCATTGATTTGAATGAGACGCCCGAAGTGGATACCTCCTTTTCCTTTGACGTTACCCAAACATATGAAAATACAAGCATCCTGACGGATCTTGGGTTTGCTTCTCAAATCATAACGCTTTCACCGGTAACCAGCCATGCGCCAGTGGCTGGGGAAGTTACCGTGGATGATGAAAATAACGCCATTGATTTTACAGAAACCACTGAGGATGGAGAGACCAGCGTTCAGTTGACAGCCATCATCCCAACCGATACTTACACAGATTCCGAATCCTATGCCGAGGCCGTGGAAGAGGCCCTTGAAGCGGCATCCGCTGAAAACGGCAACCGGGTTAATTATTCGGTGGAATACGATGAGGACAGCAAGAAATTTACCATCAGCGAGGACCTTGATACCGGCCGCAGGCTTGAATCCTTTGAATTGCTTTTCGCGTCCGGCACCCATGTCGACTCCAGCGCTAATTTCAATTTAGGTTTTGGTGATCTGGATGTTTCATCCGCTCCTGTGGAAGGCCAGGAAGCCACCTGGAGCATCTGGGATACGGTATTCGATCTCAAAGAAGCGCTGGAAACGGATGATGTGGACGGCATTGAGCGAGCCATGACCCGGCTGGAAAATCATTATGAAAGTCTTACCTCAAGCATATCAACTGTGGGGTACGTTTATAACAGCACAACCATCACCGAAACCACTATCACTGATTCAGATTTAACACTGACCACCCAGCGCTCCACGGTCCGGGATGCGGATACCGTGGAAGCCATTATGCTACTTAAATCTTCCCAGACGGTTTATGAAGCTGCGTTAAGTTCCACATCCTCTGTGATGGGATTAAGTCTAGTGGATTATATGTAA
- the flgK gene encoding flagellar hook-associated protein FlgK: protein MSSLNAILNTASNAVTAYQASISVTGQNIANADNDDYSIQTTELSATPTVTSRGNAYGTGVTVSSVTNSVNQIIENALTSEMSNQAALEEAQLYMTSIEDLFSEDSDDSLNTLLDAYWSAWEDLSNNPSGETEQNAVYDAGLALTERINAIEEALSDLNTDLNNEITSSVAEVNSISDQIAALNLAIVTAESIGGNANDLEDERNALVDDLGERIDIDVTIKEDGTYLITTCGLPLVEDGISYDLSMKQGSVYWHGKSVNTYDITDDISGGAIAGWLEVRDVVIPQTQAEFDELAANLIWTLNYQHSQGAGQTYFSGELAGTYEAGKSGTFDSLYYGDEIDYTRDFSMVIQDATDTTSTYQTATVDMSISTSDISDITGSGEDDSIYELTVIDEGTLGEKTVVQSSGEYLGGLYRDVGFSTALNNALPEQTLTITNGSSTQTIEISDTGADAIRSAAAIAEDLSDVDGISAYASSTSANFAISSVNTGDDIEFTLYVDGVEETVAFTVTDIAALDDQFEDELKAAVESINESNQNTDLAVDGTSIESASGATIGVYGLDSVASLSVSLDSSDSEIQTLTAKDDAVVITGSVTIIMDPGMEISSDEESSAGLFGDTGTPVSGTSMITLGGSDGYKDFDGETIEFAVDGYSILYTAPSGVSDEEQAQALYLALTDSATGLEAQAQGCYEVIKNGTSVTIVKIDEEDEDAIEISNFTGNAELSVSTGTGIGSESPENDTLSSTKDSTTAVTFGDPAIIYWEILDSSGYSTGEDGYIEIDESGVVEITENGKTTLSFEVSDGTLVAGNTLRINTDADGEADTLEGSVTGKAASVDDTYEFTVISGGTLPDNEEDVVIEWKSETDSGTIELEGNENENSQIIVEVDGMTIAFDSGTLVNGDVFYVTTDENGKAVADAAGNTLNTLSDWHWTLDSFADEFNRSAGGVTASVTKDNAIVFNTNDNYCAIENVTCSGSDNIDEENFEITVLNYSALEFEAEALEFVRSTDAISGLTSWDVVNPTGHTITLIPEGGDDDGFQVDLDGDGVGDIEITFDQPVSGDGYIRMDLASRDADDLSYAFAGNEDGDSGVAAALGVNTFFTGTGTSTISVNDVVADGDLLASGILDTETFELASGDNTNALAMAETRYDSVDMKSYTYTRGEAVTITVTATSLDDYQASLISNVGSTAAGISSALEYSESLMYQLTEQRDSISAVSLDEEMINLTAQQQAYLAAAKLLTMVQEMYDALLATR from the coding sequence ATGAGCAGCCTTAACGCCATATTAAATACTGCGTCCAATGCCGTCACCGCCTACCAGGCTTCCATCAGCGTGACGGGCCAGAATATTGCCAATGCGGATAATGATGACTACAGCATCCAGACAACGGAGTTATCCGCCACCCCCACGGTGACCTCGAGGGGGAATGCTTATGGTACAGGGGTTACGGTTTCTTCGGTCACCAATTCCGTAAACCAGATTATTGAAAATGCGCTGACGTCTGAGATGTCCAATCAGGCGGCCCTGGAAGAGGCCCAGCTCTATATGACTTCCATTGAAGATCTCTTTTCCGAAGACAGTGACGACAGCCTGAATACCCTTTTGGATGCCTATTGGTCTGCCTGGGAGGATTTGAGCAACAACCCGTCCGGTGAAACCGAACAAAACGCCGTATATGATGCAGGCCTTGCCCTTACGGAACGTATCAATGCCATTGAAGAGGCCCTGTCCGATCTGAATACCGACCTGAACAACGAAATCACTTCTTCCGTTGCCGAAGTCAACAGCATCTCCGATCAGATCGCAGCGTTAAACCTGGCCATCGTCACTGCTGAAAGCATAGGCGGGAATGCCAATGACCTGGAGGATGAACGAAACGCCCTGGTGGATGATCTTGGAGAACGCATTGACATTGATGTCACCATTAAAGAGGACGGCACCTACCTGATCACCACCTGTGGCCTGCCGCTGGTGGAGGACGGCATTTCATACGATTTGAGCATGAAACAGGGAAGTGTGTACTGGCACGGCAAATCCGTGAACACCTATGACATCACCGATGATATCTCCGGCGGTGCCATTGCCGGATGGCTTGAGGTCCGGGATGTGGTTATCCCCCAAACCCAGGCCGAATTTGATGAGCTTGCCGCCAACCTGATCTGGACGTTGAACTATCAGCATTCCCAGGGGGCAGGGCAGACCTATTTTTCCGGCGAACTGGCGGGAACCTACGAGGCCGGGAAGAGCGGCACCTTTGATAGTTTGTACTACGGGGATGAGATCGACTACACCAGGGATTTTTCCATGGTGATCCAGGATGCCACGGACACGACCTCAACGTATCAGACCGCGACCGTGGATATGTCCATCTCCACATCCGACATTTCAGATATTACCGGGTCCGGAGAGGATGACAGCATTTATGAGCTCACCGTGATTGATGAGGGGACCCTGGGAGAGAAGACTGTGGTGCAGTCCAGCGGGGAGTATCTGGGCGGTTTATATCGTGACGTGGGCTTTTCTACGGCCCTGAATAATGCACTGCCTGAACAGACCCTGACCATAACCAATGGTTCCAGTACTCAGACCATAGAAATTTCAGACACCGGTGCCGATGCGATTCGATCCGCCGCCGCCATTGCCGAAGATCTTTCTGATGTAGACGGTATATCCGCCTATGCATCCTCGACATCAGCCAATTTTGCCATTTCTAGTGTTAACACCGGTGATGATATTGAATTTACTCTGTATGTTGACGGAGTAGAGGAAACTGTCGCTTTTACTGTGACGGATATTGCTGCCCTCGACGACCAGTTCGAAGATGAACTTAAAGCCGCGGTGGAATCCATTAATGAGTCCAACCAGAACACGGATCTGGCTGTGGACGGCACGTCTATTGAAAGTGCGTCCGGTGCCACCATCGGGGTCTACGGATTAGACTCTGTAGCTAGTCTATCGGTTTCCTTAGATTCCAGTGACTCTGAAATTCAAACTTTGACTGCCAAAGACGATGCTGTGGTAATCACTGGTTCCGTGACCATTATCATGGATCCGGGAATGGAGATCAGTTCGGATGAGGAATCCAGTGCCGGTTTGTTCGGTGACACCGGAACACCAGTGTCCGGAACCAGTATGATCACTCTCGGTGGGAGTGACGGTTATAAAGATTTTGATGGTGAAACTATTGAGTTTGCAGTGGATGGCTACTCTATATTATACACGGCTCCGTCCGGGGTTTCGGATGAAGAGCAGGCCCAGGCGCTATACCTTGCTTTGACGGACTCAGCAACTGGTCTGGAAGCCCAGGCCCAGGGATGCTATGAGGTCATCAAGAACGGCACATCCGTCACCATTGTGAAAATAGACGAAGAAGACGAAGATGCCATCGAAATTTCCAATTTCACAGGCAATGCAGAGTTAAGCGTATCCACAGGAACCGGAATCGGCAGTGAATCTCCTGAAAATGACACCCTCTCATCTACAAAAGATTCAACCACAGCCGTCACGTTCGGTGACCCTGCAATTATCTACTGGGAAATTTTGGACAGCAGCGGCTATTCCACCGGCGAGGACGGATATATTGAAATTGATGAATCCGGTGTGGTGGAGATCACTGAGAACGGTAAAACAACCTTAAGTTTTGAAGTATCCGACGGCACGCTTGTGGCCGGAAACACCCTCCGGATTAATACCGATGCCGACGGCGAAGCCGATACGCTTGAGGGTTCGGTTACAGGAAAGGCTGCAAGTGTCGATGATACTTATGAGTTTACCGTAATTTCCGGCGGCACCCTGCCGGATAATGAAGAGGATGTTGTGATCGAATGGAAGTCTGAAACCGATTCAGGCACCATTGAACTGGAAGGCAATGAGAATGAAAATTCCCAGATCATCGTGGAAGTGGACGGCATGACCATCGCATTTGACAGCGGCACCCTGGTGAACGGCGATGTCTTTTATGTCACCACGGATGAAAATGGTAAAGCCGTGGCCGATGCAGCCGGAAATACCCTGAACACCCTTTCGGACTGGCACTGGACCCTTGATTCCTTTGCCGATGAATTTAACCGGAGCGCAGGCGGGGTGACCGCTTCGGTCACCAAAGACAATGCCATTGTATTTAACACCAATGATAACTATTGCGCCATTGAAAACGTCACCTGTTCGGGCAGTGACAACATTGATGAAGAGAATTTTGAAATCACGGTGTTAAATTACAGCGCTCTTGAATTTGAGGCCGAAGCCCTGGAATTTGTGCGTAGCACCGATGCAATTAGCGGATTGACCTCCTGGGACGTTGTCAATCCTACGGGCCACACCATCACCCTTATTCCGGAAGGCGGTGATGATGATGGGTTTCAAGTTGATCTGGATGGCGACGGTGTCGGGGATATTGAAATCACCTTTGACCAGCCCGTTTCAGGAGACGGATATATTCGCATGGATTTGGCATCCAGGGACGCGGATGATCTCTCATATGCCTTTGCAGGGAACGAAGACGGGGACAGCGGCGTTGCCGCAGCCCTGGGCGTGAATACCTTTTTTACAGGCACCGGGACGTCAACCATCAGTGTCAATGATGTGGTGGCCGACGGTGATCTGCTGGCTTCAGGCATTTTGGATACTGAAACCTTCGAGCTTGCCTCCGGCGACAACACCAATGCCCTGGCCATGGCTGAAACCCGGTACGACAGTGTGGACATGAAATCGTACACGTATACCAGGGGCGAAGCGGTTACAATTACGGTCACCGCCACCTCGCTGGATGATTACCAGGCTTCCCTGATCTCCAACGTCGGGTCCACAGCGGCCGGCATCAGTTCTGCTTTAGAGTATTCTGAATCCTTGATGTATCAGCTTACGGAACAGCGCGATTCAATATCAGCCGTCTCCCTGGATGAAGAGATGATTAACCTGACAGCCCAGCAACAGGCTTATCTTGCCGCAGCTAAGTTGCTGACAATGGTGCAGGAAATGTACGATGCTCTGCTCGCAACACGTTGA
- a CDS encoding flagellar hook-basal body complex protein produces the protein MSLTSSLYSGTSGLKNTGSALQVTSNNISNINTIGFKKGTATFADTLYQAIGTNSGSSQVGLGMNIDTVAQVFTDGSLETTANSTDLAIGGDGFFMVSEEGSDETFYTRAGNFSFDESGALATPSGYILQGWYVDANTGEEYGAIKDLVLSDYTCPPDNTEEMSLIFNLDSDAESLANVLSNVFKYDAEEGTTVDSDSYEYQTVLTVYDSLGSSHEVTVYFDKLSDTDWEYIITCDPQEDNRNNVEALDSAGLLARGNITFSESSGEIVSMTMEEYTGQIGNVDISGNNTVETVNFDIQDTEALVLDGYGIEMTFDGEEWVLSDPDLSIISSWGDSYEDAAIIYSDENEIQIVLDPDSSGGIDEPDIIITLGEDAQDGDTLTFDVNNPIDCHVQDVEDIVYGYDTYNNTTMSINDPSVMTVDAEGLAIVWNPYTETWAWSNPEEAAAAETLISESSTSDLILQASPNGVTYPQDADGEDDVGAMSMVADTSLIWDDTNSKWAWNDELKDRDITVDASASTVDGVGDISMTVQESSSLGAGVLNGDYTLTWNGSAWTISPGSAALGAVTYNFTVKNSTEEGCEVLIEDASGNSSTIEVSFDDEMTDPTLAGQTIEFTILSTPPEEYANAVINDSTSDASTININFDTEYVYDDPTDAFVALAIDGSASDGDQLIFTVDPDVAPEEYENAILIGDETYAAIDLDGSGADDGQDRDIVFTFDEELSSGKSTDPLEDSSTITFNISGSTAWREVTTDEAKDTGYLQFTVDFLGGEAGSTETDISFNIGTSWDGNNWINDSLSSTQYATSSSTIYMDADGYPSGDLEGVEVDSDGLLSGTYSNGQTLALFLIALADFNNYNGLDNAGDNLYAATTESGDAITNKPGENGLGTLSSYTLEASNVDISDEFVDMIELQNAYEANAKIISTVDEMMTTVIGMKR, from the coding sequence ATGTCATTAACCAGTTCCCTTTATTCCGGTACCAGCGGCCTTAAAAACACAGGCAGCGCACTTCAGGTAACAAGTAACAATATATCAAACATAAATACCATTGGATTTAAAAAAGGAACCGCGACCTTTGCAGATACCCTTTATCAGGCCATCGGCACCAATTCCGGTTCTTCCCAGGTCGGTCTCGGTATGAATATTGACACCGTCGCCCAGGTATTCACGGACGGTTCCCTTGAGACCACCGCTAATTCAACGGATCTTGCCATTGGCGGGGACGGTTTTTTCATGGTGTCCGAAGAAGGGTCGGATGAAACCTTTTATACACGGGCCGGTAATTTTTCCTTTGATGAATCCGGTGCGTTGGCCACACCCAGCGGCTATATTCTCCAAGGCTGGTATGTTGATGCGAATACCGGTGAAGAATACGGTGCCATTAAGGACCTTGTCCTCTCCGACTATACGTGTCCGCCGGATAACACAGAAGAGATGTCGCTTATTTTTAATCTGGATTCAGATGCAGAGTCTCTTGCCAATGTACTGTCAAATGTTTTTAAATATGATGCGGAAGAGGGCACCACTGTGGACTCTGACTCCTACGAATACCAGACCGTTCTTACGGTGTACGACTCTTTGGGCTCTTCCCATGAAGTGACCGTTTATTTTGACAAATTATCAGATACGGATTGGGAATACATTATTACCTGCGATCCTCAAGAGGATAATCGCAACAATGTGGAAGCGTTGGATTCTGCAGGGCTTCTGGCCAGGGGCAACATTACCTTTTCCGAAAGCTCGGGTGAGATCGTCTCTATGACCATGGAGGAATATACCGGGCAAATCGGCAATGTGGATATATCCGGAAACAACACTGTCGAGACGGTGAATTTTGATATTCAAGACACCGAAGCCTTGGTTCTGGATGGATACGGGATCGAAATGACCTTTGACGGGGAGGAATGGGTTTTGAGTGACCCTGATCTATCAATAATATCAAGCTGGGGGGATTCCTATGAAGACGCCGCAATTATTTATTCTGATGAAAATGAAATTCAGATTGTACTTGACCCGGACTCCAGCGGAGGGATAGACGAACCGGACATCATCATCACGCTGGGTGAAGATGCCCAGGACGGGGACACGCTGACTTTTGACGTCAACAATCCAATCGATTGTCATGTCCAGGATGTTGAGGACATTGTTTACGGCTACGATACATATAATAACACCACCATGTCAATTAATGACCCCAGTGTCATGACCGTGGATGCAGAAGGCCTTGCCATTGTCTGGAATCCGTATACTGAAACCTGGGCCTGGAGCAATCCGGAAGAAGCGGCTGCCGCTGAGACTCTCATCTCTGAATCTAGTACTTCTGATCTAATTTTACAAGCTTCGCCGAATGGCGTCACCTACCCGCAAGATGCGGACGGTGAGGACGATGTGGGTGCAATGTCCATGGTGGCCGATACGAGCTTAATTTGGGATGATACTAATTCTAAATGGGCCTGGAACGATGAATTAAAAGATCGTGATATCACTGTTGACGCATCTGCATCTACAGTTGATGGGGTCGGCGATATATCCATGACCGTCCAGGAATCCAGTTCGTTGGGCGCTGGTGTCCTGAATGGAGATTACACTCTAACATGGAACGGATCGGCCTGGACTATTTCTCCTGGTTCGGCAGCACTGGGTGCTGTTACCTATAATTTTACTGTCAAGAATTCGACGGAAGAAGGTTGTGAGGTGCTCATCGAAGATGCGAGCGGAAATTCTTCCACCATAGAAGTTTCCTTTGATGACGAAATGACCGACCCGACTTTAGCTGGTCAGACGATTGAGTTTACGATTCTATCTACACCCCCTGAGGAATATGCAAATGCGGTAATAAACGACTCCACGAGTGACGCTTCCACCATTAATATTAATTTTGATACTGAGTATGTCTATGACGACCCAACAGATGCATTTGTCGCCCTGGCTATAGATGGCAGCGCTTCAGATGGCGATCAGCTTATCTTTACGGTCGATCCTGATGTTGCCCCGGAGGAATACGAAAATGCCATCCTCATCGGTGACGAAACTTATGCGGCCATAGATCTGGACGGTTCAGGGGCTGATGATGGTCAGGATCGGGATATTGTATTTACCTTTGACGAAGAGCTTTCAAGCGGCAAGAGTACAGATCCCTTGGAGGATTCAAGCACCATCACCTTTAATATTTCAGGGTCCACTGCCTGGCGGGAAGTAACCACGGATGAAGCAAAGGATACCGGCTACCTGCAATTTACAGTTGATTTTCTGGGCGGCGAGGCCGGATCAACCGAAACCGATATTTCTTTCAACATCGGTACCAGCTGGGACGGCAACAACTGGATCAACGATTCTTTATCATCCACCCAGTACGCCACATCCTCTTCCACGATATACATGGATGCCGACGGTTATCCCTCGGGCGATCTGGAAGGGGTTGAAGTGGATTCCGACGGACTTCTCTCCGGTACCTATTCCAATGGTCAGACCTTGGCACTTTTTTTGATCGCTCTGGCGGATTTTAATAATTATAACGGCCTTGATAACGCAGGCGACAACCTTTATGCCGCCACCACTGAAAGCGGAGACGCGATTACCAATAAACCCGGCGAGAACGGGCTTGGCACCTTATCTTCCTACACCCTTGAAGCCTCCAATGTGGATATTTCCGATGAATTTGTGGATATGATCGAACTGCAGAACGCTTATGAAGCCAATGCTAAAATCATCAGCACCGTGGATGAAATGATGACCACGGTCATCGGCATGAAACGTTAG
- a CDS encoding FlgD immunoglobulin-like domain containing protein, whose translation MSDSSILSSLVNSYEAYDAETNSTKSGSSSDTSMGTEDFLTLLVAQLENQNPLDPADTEQFTDQLAQFSQVEQLINANEKLDEMVADVEDSGSDIDINSFVGLTVTATVTSMTIDDGSVTAGFYEVDEPAEVIVYVYDTDGTKVATLSQGEVEAGSYLVSWDGTDDEGNSLDDGEYSYVVMANTGDGYTEVESYLSGTVDAVSYQNGKGYLVVSGVLVDPENVTTVTPSSSSSSSAGTSTSVLEYLGTTVSSSYPIVQVENKEVQGDALNFSLTTASDVTVTIYNSDDEEVDTIEIAADDTTTGENEVTWDGLTSNGYMSGDGLYYYTVTAETGTASIDISGEVSAITSVDGTQYLEIGDTGRLVSVSSITSIE comes from the coding sequence ATGTCTGATAGTTCGATACTTTCATCACTGGTTAACAGCTATGAGGCTTATGATGCTGAGACGAACTCAACAAAAAGTGGGTCCAGCTCGGATACATCAATGGGAACCGAAGATTTTTTAACGCTTTTGGTGGCCCAGCTTGAGAATCAGAACCCCCTTGATCCGGCAGATACGGAACAGTTCACAGACCAGCTGGCCCAGTTTTCTCAGGTTGAACAATTGATCAATGCCAATGAAAAACTTGATGAAATGGTAGCGGATGTTGAGGATTCCGGATCGGATATTGATATCAACTCATTTGTCGGACTGACCGTTACAGCAACCGTCACCTCAATGACCATTGATGACGGCTCTGTAACTGCCGGTTTTTATGAGGTTGATGAACCTGCAGAGGTGATTGTGTATGTGTATGACACCGATGGAACCAAAGTGGCGACGCTTTCCCAAGGTGAGGTTGAAGCCGGCTCTTATTTGGTCTCCTGGGACGGCACGGATGATGAAGGTAACAGCCTGGATGACGGCGAATATTCCTACGTGGTGATGGCCAATACCGGGGACGGGTACACAGAGGTAGAATCCTATCTGTCAGGAACCGTGGATGCCGTGTCGTACCAGAATGGAAAAGGATATCTGGTGGTTAGTGGTGTACTGGTGGATCCGGAAAATGTTACGACCGTAACGCCTTCTTCGTCCTCTTCTTCATCTGCCGGCACTTCGACTTCCGTTCTTGAGTATCTGGGCACCACGGTCTCTTCCAGTTATCCAATCGTCCAGGTGGAAAACAAAGAGGTTCAAGGGGATGCCCTCAACTTTAGCTTGACCACGGCTTCCGATGTCACCGTGACAATTTATAATAGCGATGATGAAGAAGTTGATACCATTGAGATAGCAGCTGACGATACAACTACCGGAGAAAATGAAGTTACCTGGGACGGGCTGACGAGCAACGGTTACATGAGCGGTGACGGACTTTATTATTATACGGTTACAGCGGAAACAGGAACAGCCTCAATCGATATTTCCGGAGAGGTGAGTGCCATCACGTCCGTTGACGGAACCCAGTACCTTGAAATAGGCGATACCGGACGTCTGGTATCTGTATCAAGCATCACTTCTATTGAATAA